The segment TTATCATCACCGGGTGCTCGCATGCGGGGATCTGTAACATCACGGAGTACGCAAGAGATGTCTGCGGGGAACGGAGGGTTGCCGATATCATCGGCGGGCTCCACCTGCTTTCACCAGGTCCGAAACAGCTTGCAAAAACCGGAAAATACCTGAACCGCCTTCATCTCAATGCCCTGCATGCCTGCCACTGTACCTCCCTTCCGGCAAAACTTACTCTTGCAGACTATTGCCCGATGCAGGAAGTTGGTGTCGGGATGACGTTTGCATGGTAGGGATACGGAATTTTTTTTGGGACCTGTTGGTTAACCAATCACGATGAGCAATCGTCCGGTTCCCTGGCATCCATTTTGAGATTCCTGCCGACATGCCGGAAAAACTTCCAGTGCAGGAGCAGGTGGATGATGAGCAGTGCGGTAAAGGCAAAGCTCGTATAGTCATGCATCGTGACCCACTGGCTGCGGGTGATGCCAAGATACATCGACCAGCTGTTTCCTCTCCCCCCTCCCGATGGAAGCACAAGGTATAGCACCAGTCCGGTAATAAGCGATGGGATGAACGTGATCAGACAACCGATATCGACAAGTGCATTGATAGTGACGCGTTTCATGAGAATCCCCATAATTCTCTGAAGGTGTCCGGATTAATAAACACGATGGGGATCGTGGGATCGGGTCATGCAACCGCTTTCCTGCGGAAAAAAAACCACGTTCCCCCAATAAGGAGACCGATACACCCGATAATCCACGAATCCGGGCTGAGAAATGCGATGAGACTGATACAGCTCAAAGCCCCGATACCCGGGATCCATGAAGGGTACCGGCGATGCTCACGGGGCAGCCGGGTACTCCTATAACATTGTTGAATTAATCCGCGAGCTGCAAATCTCTAAATATCCCTTTGATACATATCCACATGCTCTGCCCGGATATGACAGTTCAAATCCGCACAAATTGTGGGAGAACTTCCGAACTCTATCCCGATATCCGTCATATCTGGGAAGTTCCAGCAAGAGTTGACATCTCATGGTCTCAAAAAGTAAAAAGAAGTCAAAGATACCGGTCCACGATACAGTCAAACCTGCCCGTGTGGATACCGCACCATCAGATATTCCCTCAGAAAAATCCGTTGAACAACTGATTCAGCAACTCAAAGATCCTGATGAAATTGTCCGTTCTTCCGCAGCCGGAGCACTTGGACACCGTAAATCGGAAAAGGCTGTTGAACCGCTTATTCTGGCTCTGAAAGATCCCCATGTCTATGTCCGGCACGGGGCTGCATGGGCGCTCGGTGAGATAAGATCAGAAAAGGCAATCGATGCACTCAGGCAGGCACTGAATGATGAGGATGAAATAACGCGGGGGAAAGCAGCCGAGGCGTTGGGAAAAATCCAAGGGAACTGATGTGTATAATTGTCGGGTTCTGATGCGTTGACGGTTATTGAATGATCTTGCCCTTCATAATGAAGGATCGAATCAACCGCTAACGAATCAAAGCCATACCAACAGCGATTACATGATGTGGGATAACAGAAAGAAATTACGGATAATTAAACCCACAACTCCGATACCCGCGATGGGATACCATGTCCTCTCTTTCCCGGAAATTTGAAACTGTGTCAGAAACCCAGTGGCGAATCATTATTCTTACCACGAGTTGTCTTATCCTGCTTTTTTCCCTCTATTCCTTCCTTGCCGGGATCACCACCGTTTTTCCGAATTTATACTATTTCCCGGTGATTCTCCTTGCTTATCGCTATCATAAGAAAGGGGTTTTATATTCTGCTGTTCTGGGTCTGGCATACCTCGTCATGGCGTTGTACTTCCAGTATACAAATTTTCCCGAGATCATCGGTGCATTCTTACGGTTTGTGTCCTTTGTTGCAGTTGCGATTGTCATCGCGTTCCTGTCAGCCACCCTTGAACAGAAGCAACTGGCATATCGCAGCATCAGCGAGTTCAATGAGGGAATCATCTCGAATGCAAATGTCTGGCTGGCCGTTCTTGATGCGGAGGGAACTATCATTGTCTGGAATAAGGCGGCAGAAGAGATCAGCGGTTATTCCGCTGATGAGGTAATCGGGAAAAATATTATCTGGAAATTGATCTATCCTAATCCCGACTACCGGAAAAAAATCTCCCGGACGATCATGACAATTATCCGTGAGCACCGGTATTTTGAAAATTTTGACACAACCATACAGGCAAAGAACGGTGAGATCAAGACGATATCGTGGAATACCCGTGCCATCACTGATGAAACGGGGGTGTTGAACCGGTACGTGGCGATTGGGATCGACATCACAAAACGCCAGCTGGCAGAAAAGGCGCTTGCGGAATCCGAACAACGGTTCCGAAGGACCTTTGATACAGCAAAGGATGGTCTTCTCCTGCTGGATAAGGAGACCGGAAAAATATCACGGGTCAACCCGGCGATTGCAGAAATGTTGGGGTATCCTGCGGTGGACCTCGTGG is part of the Methanoregula sp. genome and harbors:
- a CDS encoding HEAT repeat domain-containing protein gives rise to the protein MVSKSKKKSKIPVHDTVKPARVDTAPSDIPSEKSVEQLIQQLKDPDEIVRSSAAGALGHRKSEKAVEPLILALKDPHVYVRHGAAWALGEIRSEKAIDALRQALNDEDEITRGKAAEALGKIQGN
- a CDS encoding DUF4405 domain-containing protein translates to MKRVTINALVDIGCLITFIPSLITGLVLYLVLPSGGGRGNSWSMYLGITRSQWVTMHDYTSFAFTALLIIHLLLHWKFFRHVGRNLKMDAREPDDCSS